TGTCGACGTCACAACCACTGCCGCAGCAAGGTAACTATCAATGTCGACGTTTATCGGGCAGCTGATCGGATTCGCCGCCATCGTTTTCCTGGTGGTGCGTTATGTCGTGCCGCCAGTACGCAATTTGATGGCCGCTCGGCAAAACACCGTGCGCCAGCAGTTGGAGGACGCGGCGAAGGCCTCGGACCGGTTGACGGAATCGACTGCGGCGCACAGTAAAGCCGTCCAAGCTGCTGAGTCGGAAGCCAAGCAGGTGGTGGCAGAGGCCAAGGCGGATGCCGAGCGAATCGCCGAGCAGCTGTCCGCCCAGGCCGAAGTCGAGTCGGCGCGCATCATCGGACAGGGATCCCGGCAGGTCGAACTGCTGCGGACGCAGCTGGCACGTCAGCTTCGCCTGGAACTGGGTCACGAATCTGTACGTCAGGCAACGGAATTGGTGCGCAACTATGTCGCCGATTCCGCCCAGCAGGCGTCTACCGTCGACCGTTTCTTGGATGAACTCGACGACATGGCGCCGGCCTCAGCCGACGTCCAATACCCGCTGCAGTCCAAGTTCCGCTCGTCGAGCCGGGTCGCGTTGGCCAACCTCACCGAACAATTCCGCGACGTCGCCAAAGACCTTGACAGCAAAGCTCTTTCCACCCTGTCGGCCGAGCTGGTCTCGGTGGGCCGGTTGCTGAGTCATGAAGCGGTCGTGACCCGGTACCTCACCGTGCCGGCCGAAGATGCGTCACCGCGCGTCCGGCTGATCGAGCGGCTGGTATCGGACAAGGTCGGCGAAAACACCCTCGGGGTGTTGCGGGCGGCCGTCTCCGAACGTTGGTCTGCCAACAACGACCTGATCGATGCGATCGAACATGTGTCGCGCCAAGCGCTGCTGGAGGTCGCCGAGCGCGACGGCAAGGTCGATGAGGTCGAAGACCAGCTGTTCCGTTTCTCCCGCGTTCTCGACGCCCAGCCCCGCCTTGCCATCCTGCTGGGCGACTACGTCGTCCCGTCCGAGCAGCGGGTAGCCCTGCTGCGCAAGGTGCTGGAGAGCGCCAGCGGCCGGGTCAACCCGATCGTGCTGTCCCTGCTGAGTCAGACCATCGAGCTGCTGCGCGGTCAGTCGGCCGAGGAAGCCATCCAGTTCTTGGCCGAAGTTGCGGTGGCCCGCCGCGGTGAGGTCATCGCCCAAGTCAGCGCGGCGGCCGAGCTCAGCGACGCCCAGCGCACTCGCCTCACCGAGGTGCTTGGTCGCATCTACGGGCATCCGGTCACGGTGCACCTGCAGGTCGAACCGGATCTGCTCGGTGGGCTGCTGATCTCCGTGGCCGACGAGGTGATCGACGGGACGCTCACGTCGCGCCTCGCCGCGGCCGAGGCGCACCTGCCCGACTGACCACCAAACCGATCCCCGCGAACGACAGAATCAAGTAGGAAGACGAAAAGCCATGGCCGAGTTGACAATCTCCGCTGATGACATCCAGAGCGCAATCGAGGAGTACGTAAGCTCCTTTACTTCCGACACCTCCCGCGAAGAGGTAGGCACCGTCGTGGACGCCGGCGACGGCATCGCGCACGTCGATGGCTTGCCGTCGGTCATGACCCAGGAGCTGCTCGAATTCACCGGCGGCGTCCTGGGTGTCGCGCTCAACCTCGACGAGCACAGCGTCGGCGCGGTGATCCTGGGTGACTTCGAGAAGATCGAAGAGGGCCAGCAGGTCAAGCGCACCGGCGAAGTACTTTCGGTGCCTGTCGGCGACGCGTTCCTGGGCCGGGTGGTCAACCCGTTGGGTGAGCCCATCGACGGCCAGGGCGACATCGAGACCGACACACGCCGTGCACTCGAGATCCAGGCCCCCTCGGTGGTACAGCGGCAAAGCGTCAGCGAGCCGCTGCAGACCGGCATCAAGGCCATCGACGCCATGACCCCGATCGGGCGCGGCCAGCGTCAGCTGATCATCGGCGACCGCAAGACGGGCAAGACGGCGGTGTGCGTCGACACGATCCTCAATCAGCGCAAGAACTGGGAGACCGGCGACGAGAAGAAGCAGGTGCGCTGCGTCTATGTGGCCATCGGCCAAAAGGGCACCACGATCGCCTCCGTGCGGCGCGCGCTGGAAGAGGGCGGGGCGATGGACTACACCACCATCGTGGCCGCACCGGCATCCGACTCCGCTGGATTCAAATGGCTTGCACCGTACACGGGTTCGGCGATCGCCCAGCACTGGATGTACGACGGCAAGCACGTGTTGATCGTCTTCGACGACCTGTCCAAGCAGGCCGAGGCGTACCGCGCGATCTCGCTGCTGCTGCGCCGCCCGCCGGGTCGCGAGGCGTACCCGGGCGACGTGTTCTACCTGCACTCGCGGCTGCTGGAGCGCTGCGCGAAGCTTTCCGACGAACTCGGTGGCGGTTCGATGACCGGCCTGCCCATCATCGAGACCAAGGCCAACGACATCTCGGCCTACATCCCCACCAACGTCATCTCGATCACCGACGGACAGTGCTTCTTAGAGTCCGACCTGTTCAACCAGGGTGTGCGGCCGGCCATCAACGTCGGTGTCTCGGTGTCGAGGGTCGGTGGCGCCGCGCAGATCAAGGCCATGAAGGAGGTCGCCGGCTCGCTGCGGCTCGACCTGTCCCAGTACCGCGAGCTGGAAGCGTTCGCCGCGTTCGCTTCCGACCTGGATGCCACGTCCAAGGCGCAGCTGGACCGCGGCGCGCGGCTGGTCGAGTTGCTCAAGCAGCCGCAATACCAGCCGCTTCCCGTTGAAGAACAAGTGGTGTCGATCTTTCTGGGCACCGGCGGGCATCTGGACTCGGTGCCCGTCGAGGATGTCAGCCGCTTCGAGACGGAGCTGCTGGACCACATGCGGGCTTCGGAGGAAAGCCTGCTGGCCGGAATCCGGGACAGCGGAAAGCTTTCCGAAGAGGCCGAGGCGCAACTCGAAGACATCATCGGCAAATTCAAGAAGGGTTTCGCCGCCAGCGATGGTGGATCGGTGGTGCCGGACGAGCACGTCGAGGCCCTCGACGAAGAAGACTTGGGCAAGGAGTCGGTCAAGGTCAACAAGCCGGCGCCCGAAGACAAGAAGAAGCAAGAGAAGAAGAAGTAATACTCGATGGCTGCCACACTTCGTGAGTTGCGCGGACGGATCCGCTCCGCCGGTGCGATCAAGAAGATCACCAAAGCCCAAGAGCTGATCGCGACCTCGCGTATCGGTAGAGCTCAGGCCCGGCTGCAGGCCGCTCGCCCGTACACCGAAGAGATCACCAACATGTTGACCACGCTGTCCAGCGAGGCGGCGCTGGATCATCCGCTGCTCGTCGAACGGTCGGAGCCGAAGCGGGCGGCCGTGCTGGTGGTGTCCTCGGACCGCGGTCTGTGTGGTGCCTACAACTCCAGCGTCTTCCGTCGCGCCGAGGAGCTGTTCTCCTTGCTGAGGGAGGAGGGCAAGACGCCGGTGCTGTACGTGGTCGGCCGTAAGGCGTTGGGGTACTACAGTTTCCGTAACTGGAAGATCACCGGTTCCTGGACCGGCTTCTCGGAGCAACCCACCGTCGAGAAAGCCGCCGAGGTGGCGTCCACGCTGGTGGACGCTTTCATCCCCGGCAGCGACGGTGTCGAGGAGGGATCGGACGACGCGGGTGTCGACGAATTGCACATCGTGTACACGGAATTCAAGTCGATGCTGTCGCAGTCCACGACGGCCCACCGGATGGCACCGATGGTCGTCGAGTACTCCGAAGAATCCGATACGTTGCACACCCTGTACTCGTTCGAACCGGACGCGACGACACTGTTCGACGCGCTGCTGCCCCGGTATGTGACCACCCGCGTGTACACGGCGCTGCTCGAGTCCGCGGCATCGGAGCTGGCGTCGCGCCAGCGGGCGATGAAGTCGGCCACCGACAATGCCGACGATCTGATCAAGGCATTGACGCTC
This Mycobacterium simiae DNA region includes the following protein-coding sequences:
- a CDS encoding F0F1 ATP synthase subunit B/delta — protein: MSTFIGQLIGFAAIVFLVVRYVVPPVRNLMAARQNTVRQQLEDAAKASDRLTESTAAHSKAVQAAESEAKQVVAEAKADAERIAEQLSAQAEVESARIIGQGSRQVELLRTQLARQLRLELGHESVRQATELVRNYVADSAQQASTVDRFLDELDDMAPASADVQYPLQSKFRSSSRVALANLTEQFRDVAKDLDSKALSTLSAELVSVGRLLSHEAVVTRYLTVPAEDASPRVRLIERLVSDKVGENTLGVLRAAVSERWSANNDLIDAIEHVSRQALLEVAERDGKVDEVEDQLFRFSRVLDAQPRLAILLGDYVVPSEQRVALLRKVLESASGRVNPIVLSLLSQTIELLRGQSAEEAIQFLAEVAVARRGEVIAQVSAAAELSDAQRTRLTEVLGRIYGHPVTVHLQVEPDLLGGLLISVADEVIDGTLTSRLAAAEAHLPD
- the atpA gene encoding F0F1 ATP synthase subunit alpha, with protein sequence MAELTISADDIQSAIEEYVSSFTSDTSREEVGTVVDAGDGIAHVDGLPSVMTQELLEFTGGVLGVALNLDEHSVGAVILGDFEKIEEGQQVKRTGEVLSVPVGDAFLGRVVNPLGEPIDGQGDIETDTRRALEIQAPSVVQRQSVSEPLQTGIKAIDAMTPIGRGQRQLIIGDRKTGKTAVCVDTILNQRKNWETGDEKKQVRCVYVAIGQKGTTIASVRRALEEGGAMDYTTIVAAPASDSAGFKWLAPYTGSAIAQHWMYDGKHVLIVFDDLSKQAEAYRAISLLLRRPPGREAYPGDVFYLHSRLLERCAKLSDELGGGSMTGLPIIETKANDISAYIPTNVISITDGQCFLESDLFNQGVRPAINVGVSVSRVGGAAQIKAMKEVAGSLRLDLSQYRELEAFAAFASDLDATSKAQLDRGARLVELLKQPQYQPLPVEEQVVSIFLGTGGHLDSVPVEDVSRFETELLDHMRASEESLLAGIRDSGKLSEEAEAQLEDIIGKFKKGFAASDGGSVVPDEHVEALDEEDLGKESVKVNKPAPEDKKKQEKKK
- a CDS encoding F0F1 ATP synthase subunit gamma: MAATLRELRGRIRSAGAIKKITKAQELIATSRIGRAQARLQAARPYTEEITNMLTTLSSEAALDHPLLVERSEPKRAAVLVVSSDRGLCGAYNSSVFRRAEELFSLLREEGKTPVLYVVGRKALGYYSFRNWKITGSWTGFSEQPTVEKAAEVASTLVDAFIPGSDGVEEGSDDAGVDELHIVYTEFKSMLSQSTTAHRMAPMVVEYSEESDTLHTLYSFEPDATTLFDALLPRYVTTRVYTALLESAASELASRQRAMKSATDNADDLIKALTLMANRERQAQITQEISEIVGGANALADARAR